The Bacteroidota bacterium genome segment ACCAACTGTTGTTGATACTCCTTCTCCAATTTTTAAATTGAATAATCCGAATTCATTTGTATTAACAGAATGACCTTCTTGCCAAACGATAACTCCGTCAGTACTATCTGAAATTATCGATAATCTAACAATGAGATTAGAGTTTGTTACGGGTTCTCCATCATTGTTTCTCGCCACTGCTTGATAGTTTATTGCCTGTGGAATTTGAGAATACGCAAGACTGCTGATAAAAAGTGCAAAAACGAAAAGGAAAATTTTATTTTTCATAGCTTTATCTTATTTTTTGAATTTTATAAACATTTATTTCACCAATTTCTTTTGAAAATACTTTGAGCAAATAAGTTCCTTTTGAAAAATTGCTCAGATTTATTTTAGAAATACTTTCTTTTATTTTTTGATTTAAAACAACTTTGCCTGAAATATCAATTATCTCAAGTTCAATATCATAACTTTTATTGTCGGTTTTAATTTCAAGGTTTAGGAAATCGGAAGTAGGATTAGGATATGCAAGAATCTCAAACTCAGAGTTAATATTTTCTTTAATTGTTGATAAAGAATAAGAGGGTTGTTGAAAGCCTTGTGTTAAAATATTATTTGCAGATTTTGTAGTTTCAACAACAACTTCACCAATTGTCCAACTCAAAGAATTATTTGAATTTTCATAAAACTCTCCACCCGAACTAATAACTTCAGGTTTTGCAGATTGTGAAAAAATATTGAAACTAATTAAAAATACAAATAGAAAAATAATTACTTTTTTCATAATCAATTATCATTAATTTAGTTATGATTTAATCAGACAAAGCTAAGAATAAAACATTTACTTTTCCAAATTAATTCTTTTATTAATAAAAAAGAGCAAGCATATAAAAAATATGATTGCTCTTTTCAAGGAAGGTTGTTAACTTTTTAATACTTATTTAATAAAATTCTTAACGTAAATTTTATTTCCTATTTTCAGTTTTGCAAGATATATCCCCTTATCTAATTCAGCTACATTAAAATAATAATTTTGCTTACCTGCCGAATATGTTTTCGTATCATATTGTTTTACTTTTTGTCCCAAAGGATTAAAAATTTCTAATGAAACTGTTTCGGTATTTTTTATCTTAAAAGAAATACGACCGATATCATTTACAGGATTTGGATATATTTCTGAAACATTATTTAACATTGGGTTTTCTTCAACAGAAACATTGTTTAATTTTTTATGAGTAACATTTAAAACTTCATAGTCATCAATACCTTGATAGTCGTATTTACTAACAAAAACTACTGCCCAAAGTTGATTTGGATTTGGACCAACATACATTTGTCTATCAAAAGATTTGGCATATTGTGTTCCAATTTCATAAATATGAGGAGGGAAAAAACTGTCAATATTCATAACATCGCCCCATGCACCTGTAGTAAAATATCTTCTTACAACTCTATGGTGAGGAAAATCAGTAATTGGGTTACCTAGTCCATAAAAGTGGTGTCCATAC includes the following:
- a CDS encoding T9SS type A sorting domain-containing protein translates to MKKVIIFLFVFLISFNIFSQSAKPEVISSGGEFYENSNNSLSWTIGEVVVETTKSANNILTQGFQQPSYSLSTIKENINSEFEILAYPNPTSDFLNLEIKTDNKSYDIELEIIDISGKVVLNQKIKESISKINLSNFSKGTYLLKVFSKEIGEINVYKIQKIR